A genomic window from Onychostoma macrolepis isolate SWU-2019 chromosome 22, ASM1243209v1, whole genome shotgun sequence includes:
- the mier2 gene encoding mesoderm induction early response protein 2 isoform X1 has translation MGSKDQRHSRVDIFHQGYAGPLEALPRATTFLEEQDGSLVALRRQAIKMATKSHAGGEMPLEQLLALYGYNMPDPVLQQQQEPNELAASLPEMTLDKVQIGKALLSGAEDVDSHSSAEDLTLSVTSHSSDLLQCHLRGDDKDTSVSCSEDDSESTSIPSSDGCKDIMVGPQYQAIIPSLCTHTFYERAYENEDQLLWTPDVLSSLAVEKFLLEVQRKGSDDGPTHTLTTADIVKDNEQALYELVKCNFNADEAVRRYRFNVKVFNEELCGWSEEECRNFEYGYRAHGKNFNLIQANKVRTRSVGECVEYYYMWKKSERHEYFTQQATKLGRKKCNLPSGNTEDTEPDGDTGDVEGATQGLPSRSSIQLQPPSPPAVMELDKQEDSLNCAAQFHGRPRRKRTPRFLLKP, from the exons ATGGGCTCCAAGGACCAACGGCACAGTCGCGTAGACATTTTCCACCAGGGCTATGCGGGGCCGCTGGAGGCCCTTCCCCGGGCAACCACGTTCCTAGAGGAGCAGGACGGGAGCCTGGTGGCCCTGCGGAGGCAGGCGATAAAGATGGCAACCAAGTCCCATGCA GGTGGTGAGATGCCCCTTGAGCAACTGCTGGCACTTTATGGGTACAACATGCCTGATCCTGTCCTGCAACAACAACAGGAGCCGAATGAGCTGGCAGCCAGTCTGCCTGAAATGACACTGGACAAG GTTCAGATAGGTAAAGCTCTACTCTCAGGAGCGGAGGATGTGGACAGCCATTCCTCTGCTGAAGACCTCACACTCTCCGTCACGTCCCATTCATCTGACCTCTTACAATGTCACCTAAGAG GTGATGACAAAGACACTTCAGTCAGCTGCTCCGAAGATGACTCAGAAAGCACCTCTATCCCCTCCAGTGATGGCTgcaag GACATCATGGTGGGCCCCCAGTATCAGGCTATAATTCCTTCTCTCTGTACACACACTTTTTATGAAAGAG CCTATGAAAATGAGGACCAGTTATTGTGGACCCCAGATGTGTTGTCCAGTCTGGCTGTAGAGAAGTTTTTGCTTGAAGTCCAGAGAAAAGGGAGTGACGATGGACCTACACACACTTTGACCACAGCAGATATAGTCAAAGACAATGAGCAG GCTCTATATGAACTAGTGAAATGCAACTTCAATGCAGATGAGGCAGTAAGAAGATATCGCTTTAATGTCAAGGTTTTCAATG AAGAGCTTTGTGGCTGGAGTGAGGAGGAGTGTCGTAACTTTGAGTATGGCTACCGTGCCCATGGGAAGAACTTCAACCTCATACAGGCCAACAAG GTCCGCACACGCTCAGTAGGTGAGTGTGTAGAGTACTACTACATGTGGAAGAAATCAGAGCGGCATGAGTATTTCACACAGCAGGCCACCAAGCTGGGTCGGAAAAAGTGCAATCTGCCATCTGGCAACAC AGAGGATACTGAGCCAGATGGAGATACTGGTGATGTGGAAGGTGCCACTCAAGGTTTGCCAAGTAGGTCTTCCATTCAACTCCAGCCTCCATCGCCACCTGCAGTCATGGAGCTGGATAAACAAG AGGACAGCCTGAATTGCGCAGCTCAGTTTCATGGTCGTCCACGACGGAAACGCACGCCACGCTTCCTATTAAAACCCTGA
- the mier2 gene encoding mesoderm induction early response protein 2 isoform X2 translates to MGSKDQRHSRVDIFHQGYAGPLEALPRATTFLEEQDGSLVALRRQAIKMATKSHAGGEMPLEQLLALYGYNMPDPVLQQQQEPNELAASLPEMTLDKVQIGKALLSGAEDVDSHSSAEDLTLSVTSHSSDLLQCHLRGDDKDTSVSCSEDDSESTSIPSSDGCKDIMVGPQYQAIIPSLCTHTFYERAYENEDQLLWTPDVLSSLAVEKFLLEVQRKGSDDGPTHTLTTADIVKDNEQALYELVKCNFNADEAVRRYRFNVKVFNELCGWSEEECRNFEYGYRAHGKNFNLIQANKVRTRSVGECVEYYYMWKKSERHEYFTQQATKLGRKKCNLPSGNTEDTEPDGDTGDVEGATQGLPSRSSIQLQPPSPPAVMELDKQEDSLNCAAQFHGRPRRKRTPRFLLKP, encoded by the exons ATGGGCTCCAAGGACCAACGGCACAGTCGCGTAGACATTTTCCACCAGGGCTATGCGGGGCCGCTGGAGGCCCTTCCCCGGGCAACCACGTTCCTAGAGGAGCAGGACGGGAGCCTGGTGGCCCTGCGGAGGCAGGCGATAAAGATGGCAACCAAGTCCCATGCA GGTGGTGAGATGCCCCTTGAGCAACTGCTGGCACTTTATGGGTACAACATGCCTGATCCTGTCCTGCAACAACAACAGGAGCCGAATGAGCTGGCAGCCAGTCTGCCTGAAATGACACTGGACAAG GTTCAGATAGGTAAAGCTCTACTCTCAGGAGCGGAGGATGTGGACAGCCATTCCTCTGCTGAAGACCTCACACTCTCCGTCACGTCCCATTCATCTGACCTCTTACAATGTCACCTAAGAG GTGATGACAAAGACACTTCAGTCAGCTGCTCCGAAGATGACTCAGAAAGCACCTCTATCCCCTCCAGTGATGGCTgcaag GACATCATGGTGGGCCCCCAGTATCAGGCTATAATTCCTTCTCTCTGTACACACACTTTTTATGAAAGAG CCTATGAAAATGAGGACCAGTTATTGTGGACCCCAGATGTGTTGTCCAGTCTGGCTGTAGAGAAGTTTTTGCTTGAAGTCCAGAGAAAAGGGAGTGACGATGGACCTACACACACTTTGACCACAGCAGATATAGTCAAAGACAATGAGCAG GCTCTATATGAACTAGTGAAATGCAACTTCAATGCAGATGAGGCAGTAAGAAGATATCGCTTTAATGTCAAGGTTTTCAATG AGCTTTGTGGCTGGAGTGAGGAGGAGTGTCGTAACTTTGAGTATGGCTACCGTGCCCATGGGAAGAACTTCAACCTCATACAGGCCAACAAG GTCCGCACACGCTCAGTAGGTGAGTGTGTAGAGTACTACTACATGTGGAAGAAATCAGAGCGGCATGAGTATTTCACACAGCAGGCCACCAAGCTGGGTCGGAAAAAGTGCAATCTGCCATCTGGCAACAC AGAGGATACTGAGCCAGATGGAGATACTGGTGATGTGGAAGGTGCCACTCAAGGTTTGCCAAGTAGGTCTTCCATTCAACTCCAGCCTCCATCGCCACCTGCAGTCATGGAGCTGGATAAACAAG AGGACAGCCTGAATTGCGCAGCTCAGTTTCATGGTCGTCCACGACGGAAACGCACGCCACGCTTCCTATTAAAACCCTGA